In Pseudomonadota bacterium, the genomic window GGGGTAGGTAAGGTCGGAAATATGATTCTAAAATTTAATTCAAATTCCCGGTTTTATTGGGATTGAGGCCTATTAAGAGTTTTTTTGTCCTGTAGTAAGTAAAATTATAAAAAAAATTACCCAAATGGTTTGGGCTTTAGACATGTATTTAAAGGATTTTAACTATGTTAAACCGGCTTGTTTTTTGAAGAAAGTTACAGTCAATTCGATTGTTTCAGGTTTAAGGCAGTGAATTAATAGGAGATAATGATGAAAGCTTTTTTGTTTACTTTGATGCTTGGGTTTTGTGTAAGTGAGGCTAATGCTACTTTGAGATCCATAACTTTTGACGATGTGTTAGCAGAAGGAGGATTTAATGCTCCCACTTTAAGTAATGTAAGTCAACTTAGGCCTGGACCTAATCCTTTGAATAACCAACAAAAAGATCAATTAGTACAATCTAAAACTCTTAATCAGTTAAGAGTATTAAGCGTAAGGAATTGTGACTTCACAGATGCTCATATACGGAACTTGACAAAAAATCCAACTTTTAGTAGGTTGTTTAACTTGGATATTTCACAAAATATTCGGATTGGAGACAATTCTTTGGATTACATCTTGGATAGTGACGTTATTGCCTCTATAAGGGATTTACCTCAGATTAGCGGACGTTATGGTATACCATCTTCTGAAGTGTACCTGCAAACCGATCATACCGCCGTTACAAGTGATAAAATAAGGGAAATTACTCAAGAGCCACGTCAACATTTTTACATCAGGTACTTGGACCCCAATGGTAACCAAACGGCCAGTGATGTACCCCATGGTTTAAAATGGATCCAAAAACAGTGAGAAATTCTTTAAGGTGATGTTAATATCTCTCAAAAAGGAGGGTTTTTGAGAGACGCACAATCCTTATCATCAAACTCGTTAGCCCCCGACAAACAAAGCTTTCGAGATCTTTTTTTCTCAAAACCCTACCCTTTTAAGGAAATTATATAGCCAAAAAAACCGTGCTATGTCCATTTGAGACCTGAATTTTCTAATCGATTGATTTAAAATGAAATTTAAATCGTGAAATTATTTTTTAGCAAAACTCAAAAACTTTATATGTGTGATTTTTATATCACGCTTCATAATCAAGGATAGCTGGATCTATGAGGCTTTTGAAAAGCTTGAACCGGTGTAAATCAGCATGCAAAACTGCACTGTCGAGCGCCACGTAATGGCGCCACCCCTGCGCCATCTGCGACAACCACTCGACAGTAACCAACCAAAGAAGGCTATCTTTAAAAAAAAACTTACCACCTATGCAGGCTTTTTGTATTTCATCTTTATTCTCGTTGCGGGATAATTTCCAGGGAACTTTACAAAACATTCCAAGTCTTGCAAATTGGCAATCTCACTCGGCAGGACAATCTGCCGAATACGCTCGGTTTTGCTCAATGACACACCATCACGGATGGTATTAGCCCCAAAAGATAGATTTTCTTGCGATTCTGCATATTCATTTTCACCTATCACTTTAGAAACCCACTGTGCTGTTTCTGGATCTGTGGTGCGAAACATAAGCTTGGTATTGAAAAGATCCAACATTGATCGGGAAATCGAACGACCATAGATCGTCTCCAATTGCGGAAAACTCTGAATTCCTGCAATGATACAACCACCATATTTACGAAGCTCAGCAAGACCGGTTATCAGTGCAGGCAGATTGTTTAAGCTCGGCAGTTCATCAATGATAAACCACAATTTTTTAGTTGCATCTGGAGCTAGAGACATCAGCCCATTAACTGCTACATTCAACCAAGCACTCATTAGAGGTCTTAACAGGGAACGCTGACTTGGGGCAGCCGTCAAAAATAACCACTGATTTTCTGGTCCTGCCTCAATCCACCTACGAATTGAAAACTCCCCCCCTTTTTTAAGATACCTAAAACTTGCAACCTGAGACGCTAGGGTTGCTCGAATCGATGTAGTGGTTCTCTCACCTGCCTTATCCGTAAATGGAGCAGCATCTGTTCCAGCAAAAAAACTATGATATTTACCGGCCTCTGCTGTTACGAGATAATCATAGAGTTCTTTGATATCTTGGGACTCTTCGAGCTGTTCAATTGCAACGGTTAGAATTTTTCGACTGGCTGTTTCCCAGAAAGGGTCCTGTCCCCTACCCTTTTGTGGGATAAAGGCTTCGGCAAAACTTTCAACCTCTGAAACATCTTGGCATTCTTCCCACAGATTCCACCCCTGCCCTCGCTCATCAAGCGGATTTAAAATGACATCTTGACCTGTTCGGTAATAACGAAAAACCAGATCTCCAGTGGTATCTACAACGATAGCTCTATCTCCTCGCTGGCTAATCTGCGGCAACAACGTATGGAACGCGTTCGTTTTGCCTGAGCCAGTCGTCCCTGAAAATAAAAAATGGGAAGTTTCCTTATTTTTTACCAGCGGCAAACCATCCAAATTTAAATCCGAAGCGGCACCCTTTTTGCGCAGCAAACTGGTAATCTCCTTTGGCGAAACCAATTGCTGGCCGCGAAGAATCTGCTTGGAAGATAAACTTGATCGCTGCTGCTTGCTGAAGCGACCAAAATACATAACAGACCCAACTGCACTCACAAAAAATATCAGAGGGGAGTAAAAAAGCACTTCCTTAATGCTCTGCTGCACCTTTAAGGTGGTAGCGTGAACGTAAGCGTCATTGATATATTTGATTGAATCAACACGTGCTATGCTCATATCTCTCAGGTAAATATCTAGGTGATGATAACTCTTGGGAATAAATACCTGCATGCTAATCTTGGCCTTGGCCCACCAGCACATGATGGCGGTATATCCATCATACCAATCAAACTTTAGCATCAACACGACTACCAAGACTATAACGCATAAGGCAGATGCAAAAGTTAGTGCAATTTTCAGCGTCTGTCTAAACATCCGCAAGCGATGCATAAACAGTTGGCCTCCTTCAACAGCTCTAAATTTATCTGACATCTATCTTCTCCTTACATGTGACCTGTCTCATCGCCAATATCCATAATATAACCGCCAATAGCAGCGTAGCTGGATGCAAGGGAAATCTACACCGGGTCGAGTATCGCTGTTGGCAGATTTTCTAGATAATAACGTAGCTGTACAAAGTTGTGTCTGGGCTTGCATATGATCTATTAAGAATCCTCATTGCGCAAATCAGTCAAAGCTTTCTCTGATTTTGTCATTTTCCTTTGATTCTTTTCCTGCAACTTTTGCTCCACATGATTTTGAATTTTGGTGTGGTCTGAAGACGATAAGCCTTTTTTGACACCAATACCTTCGTTAAGTTCGTCATAGTACTCGTTTGATTCTGTAATTTGCGAACGAACTGTCGATGCTCCAACCAAGTTGATTGGAGTACTAGGCTCCGAACTATCCGGAGTGTTCACAATCCGAGCTTTTTCTACATGTCTAGCACCCGGTTCTGGGGAATCTTTGGGATGTTGCTCAAACCGTTGCTGAGTTGCTACTTCTTGCTCTAACTTGCCAAAGCTCTGAGGATCATTGCTCACTAACCCACCCCTGGATTCAAAATCGTATTGGTAGGATCCTGTTCCAGAGGTCATCATTGTAAAACCTGTATCTGTGACTACATCGCTAGAAGCAAGACTCGCAGCTGAATTACTCGACGGACTTGAGAAAGCTGTATACAAATTAGAAAAACCTGCATCGCTAACTTGCTCACTGTTTGATTGTCTTGGTACAGGCTGAATTTGAACAGCTCCACCTGGTTGATTCAATTTGTCAGCATTTTGATATGCTTTGCTCACAACTTCACCCTTATATTCAACGCCATCGGATTCAACACTATGTTGATAGGGTTTAGAACTTCGCATCATCACACCAGAATCTGTAACCATCTCTTTAGAATAAAGATTATTAATAAGAGTACTCCCCGGACCAGACCAGGTGGCGTATAAATCAGAACCAGACTTTTCTGCCATCCGCCTAATGTTTGATTTCTCATGCT contains:
- the traD gene encoding type IV conjugative transfer system coupling protein TraD → MSDKFRAVEGGQLFMHRLRMFRQTLKIALTFASALCVIVLVVVLMLKFDWYDGYTAIMCWWAKAKISMQVFIPKSYHHLDIYLRDMSIARVDSIKYINDAYVHATTLKVQQSIKEVLFYSPLIFFVSAVGSVMYFGRFSKQQRSSLSSKQILRGQQLVSPKEITSLLRKKGAASDLNLDGLPLVKNKETSHFLFSGTTGSGKTNAFHTLLPQISQRGDRAIVVDTTGDLVFRYYRTGQDVILNPLDERGQGWNLWEECQDVSEVESFAEAFIPQKGRGQDPFWETASRKILTVAIEQLEESQDIKELYDYLVTAEAGKYHSFFAGTDAAPFTDKAGERTTTSIRATLASQVASFRYLKKGGEFSIRRWIEAGPENQWLFLTAAPSQRSLLRPLMSAWLNVAVNGLMSLAPDATKKLWFIIDELPSLNNLPALITGLAELRKYGGCIIAGIQSFPQLETIYGRSISRSMLDLFNTKLMFRTTDPETAQWVSKVIGENEYAESQENLSFGANTIRDGVSLSKTERIRQIVLPSEIANLQDLECFVKFPGNYPATRIKMKYKKPA